A stretch of DNA from Phycisphaerales bacterium:
TGGACTGCGCGTCGCGCGAGGCGGAGGCGGGGCTGCGGTTGGCCACGGGCGCGGCGTCAGCGATGAACCTCGCCTACGGGAGCGTGGATGTGATCGAGACCGCCGCGGGGCCGCGCGTCATGGAAGTGAACAGCGGGCTGATGATGGAGTTCCTGGCGCGGAGCATCGATGGCGGGTACGAGTTGGCGCGCCGGGTGTACCGGCGGGCGTTTGAGATGATGTTTGCCTGACTACGCCTTGGTCGCCAGCGCCACCATCATCTCGATCCCAGGCGCCAGGGCCTCGTCGTTGAAGTCAAAGTCCGGCTGGTGCAGCGTGGGGCAGCTCGTTGCGCCCTTGGGCCGCAGGCCCAGCAGGAAGAAGCACGCCTTCGCGTGATCGCCGTAGTACGAGAAGTCCTCGCCGCCCATGGTGGGCTGGTCGACGGTCTCGACGCGGTCCTCGCCCAGCGTCGCGCGGGCGATTTCGAAGAAGCGCTCAGTCGTGGCCCCGTCGTTGGCGGTGATGGGGTAGCCCTGATGCCACTGGATTTCGGCGGCGCAGCCCATGGCCTTCGCGGTGTTTTCCACGATCTCGTAGAACCGCTTCTTACCCAGCACGCGCATGTCCCTGCTCAGGGTGCGCATCGTGCCGATGAAGCGGACCGACTCGGGGATGATGTTGTCCGCGGTGCCGGCGTTGATCGCGCCGATGGAAACCACGACGCTGTCGAGTGGTCCCACGTTGCGCGACACGATGGTCTGGAGCGCAGTGATGATCTGCGCCGACGCGACGATCGGGTCGTGCCCGTAGTGGGGGTACGCGCCGTGCGACTGCGTGCCCTTGACCGTGACGACGAAGTCATCGGTCGCCGCCAGCAGCGGCCCGGGGCGGCTGGCCACGTGCCCGAGCTGGAACGAGGGCCAGCCGTGCAGGCCGAAGATGGTCTCCACGGGTGAGCCGAGACCGCCGTGGGCTTCGCCCGCGAGGGCGCCCTCGTTGCAGAGCACCTCGGCGCCGCCGCCGCCCTCTTCCGCGGGCTGGAAGATGAACGTCACCGGACGCGGCCGCTCGAGCCTGGCGAGCACGCGAGCGGCGCCGATGAGGATGGTGGTGTGCCCGTCATGCCCGCACGCGTGCATGACGCCCTTGGTGCACGACGCGTACGGCTTGCCGGTGCGCTCCTCGATCGGCAGCGCATCCATGTCGGCCCGCAGGCCGACTGCGCCGCGGCTGGTGGGCTGCGTCGCGGGCAGGTAGCCGATGACACCGGTGCCCCTGGCGAGCCCCGCCTTGAACTCGATGCCAAGCGCCGCGAGCTCGCGCTGCACCACCTGGCTCGTCCGCCTCTCCTGGTAGGAGAGTTCGGGGTGCTTGTGCAGGTCGCGCCGCAGCTCGATGAGTGAGGGGAGCTCCGCGCTCAGGATGGACTTCACGGATGGGGCCATGGTTTGGGCAGTCGGCATGCCCGGGAAGGGTAGCAGACTACCGGTGTGCGCCGTTTCCCCGGGATCGGTCCGCGCAGCACGATCACGAAGCGTGATCGTGGCACAAGCGTCAGGCTTTCACCAGAGCAGGTGGCTTGATGGCGCCGTTAGAAAGGGCCTTGCCCACGCGCGTGAGGTCAAACTCCCCCTCAAACGCGGGGTAGAAGTTGTCGCTGCTCACATCATGCCCGTCGATCTCGGCGACGCATAGCGCGGTCTGCTTGCGCAGGTCCACGCGGGCGCGGGTGCCGTCGTTCCGCACAGGCGAGTCGATGATCTCGACGACGGGGCGGCAGGGGTCCAGCGGCGACCAGTCCACCACCGCGCCGTTGCGACCGTCGCTCAGCTTCACCAGCGAGCCCGGGGGGTATGGCGGGGCGACCGCGAAAAGCGCGAGCCGCACTACAGGGTCCAGCCAGTTCGAGTAGGGCGGCTCCCGCAGCAACTTGAGGGCGCGTACCGCGGGGATGGGCGGTGTGCGCTCATCGCTCGAACCCGGCGCGTGCGCGGGGTATCGCAGGCGGTCGTAGAGGTCCGCGGCCGCGGCGATGCGGGCGAAGATGTGGATCTGCGATCCCTTGGGCGCGACCAGCCCCGTGCCGTCGCGCTTGGCGGGGAAGCCGGTGCCGTCGAAGTGCTGGTGGTGGTGGAGCACCACGGCCGCGGCAGCGGGGTCCAGGTCGCCCTTCACCATCTCAAAGCCGAGCTTGACGTGCTCGCGCCAGGCCTCGTCGTCCTCGCTGTGGGTGCGGTTGTAGCGTTCGAGAACGTCAGGCCCCAGGCGGGTGAGGCCGATGTCGGCGACCATGGCGCCAACGCCCAGGCCGGAGATCTCGCGGGCGAGCGAGGGCGTGAGCTTGGGCCGCTCCCGCACCA
This window harbors:
- a CDS encoding HD domain-containing phosphohydrolase, which encodes MLRVSIAQARPGMVLALPVHHPRHHDVILLRAGVTLDSHAIPRLGELFVPEVWIRHPGTEELVRFVDPRILASYRELTTTVGLALDTAMVQSTVQLDFVDYKRAVMSVLSRLMENPQAAVMISELVGGDRPFVRHAGNVSVLSLLMGLKLEFYLVRERPKLTPSLAREISGLGVGAMVADIGLTRLGPDVLERYNRTHSEDDEAWREHVKLGFEMVKGDLDPAAAAVVLHHHQHFDGTGFPAKRDGTGLVAPKGSQIHIFARIAAAADLYDRLRYPAHAPGSSDERTPPIPAVRALKLLREPPYSNWLDPVVRLALFAVAPPYPPGSLVKLSDGRNGAVVDWSPLDPCRPVVEIIDSPVRNDGTRARVDLRKQTALCVAEIDGHDVSSDNFYPAFEGEFDLTRVGKALSNGAIKPPALVKA
- a CDS encoding amidohydrolase gives rise to the protein MPTAQTMAPSVKSILSAELPSLIELRRDLHKHPELSYQERRTSQVVQRELAALGIEFKAGLARGTGVIGYLPATQPTSRGAVGLRADMDALPIEERTGKPYASCTKGVMHACGHDGHTTILIGAARVLARLERPRPVTFIFQPAEEGGGGAEVLCNEGALAGEAHGGLGSPVETIFGLHGWPSFQLGHVASRPGPLLAATDDFVVTVKGTQSHGAYPHYGHDPIVASAQIITALQTIVSRNVGPLDSVVVSIGAINAGTADNIIPESVRFIGTMRTLSRDMRVLGKKRFYEIVENTAKAMGCAAEIQWHQGYPITANDGATTERFFEIARATLGEDRVETVDQPTMGGEDFSYYGDHAKACFFLLGLRPKGATSCPTLHQPDFDFNDEALAPGIEMMVALATKA